A single window of Hippocampus zosterae strain Florida chromosome 15, ASM2543408v3, whole genome shotgun sequence DNA harbors:
- the ppm1la gene encoding protein phosphatase 1L has translation MIGDTMTLLSLLGRIMRYFLLRPETLFLLCISLALWSYFFHTDEVKTIVKSSRDAVKMVKGKVAEMMHNDRLGGLSVLDAEFSKTWEFKSDNVAVYSIQGRRDHMEDRYDVLTDIANKSHPSIFGIFDGHGGEAAADYVKAHLPEALKQQLQALERERKESAPFYAGVLEQRILNVDREMLDKLSANHDEAGTTCLVALLSDRELTVANVGDSRGVLCDKDGNAVALSHDHKPYQLKERKRIKRAGGFISFNGSWRVQGILAMSRSLGDYPLKNLNVVIPDPDIMTFDLDKLQPEFMILASDGLWDAFSNEEAVRFVRERLDEPHFGAKSIVLQSFYRGCPDNITVMVVKFKSGAGGSSKAG, from the exons ATGATAGGAGACACGATGACGCTCTTGTCTCTTCTGGGTCGGATCATGCGCTATTTTCTCCTAAGGCCAGAGACGCTGTTCCTTCTGTGCATCAGCCTGGCGTTGTGGAGCTACTTCTTCCACACGGATGAGGTGAAGACCATAGTCAAGTCAAGCCGCGACGCCGTGAAGATGGTGAAGGGCAAAGTGGCCGAGATGATGCACAACGACCGGCTGGGAGGCCTCAGCGTGCTGGACGCCGAGTTTTCAAAGACCTGGGAGTTCAAGAGCGACAACGTGGCCGTGTACTCCATACAAGGCAGAAGGGATCACATGGAGGACCGCTACGACGTGCTCACCGACATCGCCAACAAGAGCCACCCGTCCATCTTCGGCATCTTTGACGGCCATGGGGGGGAG GCTGCGGCTGACTATGTGAAGGCCCACCTGCCCGAAGCCTTGAAGCAGCAGCTGCAGGCGTTGGAGCGAGAAAGGAAGGAAAGCGCTCCGTTTTACGCCGGCGTCCTGGAGCAGCGCATCCTGAACGTGGACCGAGAGATGCTGGACAAGCTGTCTGCCAATCACGATGAGGCGG GAACCACATGTCTGGTGGCGctactgtcagacagagaactgacGGTAGCCAACGTCGGCGACTCCCGCGGTGTCCTGTGCGACAAAGACGGCAACGCTGTTGCACTGTCACACGACCACAAACCCTATCAGCTCAAAGAGCGCAAGAGGATCAAGAGGGCGG GAGGATTCATCAGTTTTAACGGTTCCTGGCGAGTGCAGGGAATTCTGGCCATGTCTCGCTCACTCGGCGACTACCCGCTAAAGAACCTCAACGTAGTCATCCCCGACCCGGACATCATGACGTTCGACCTGGACAAACTACAGCCGGAGTTCATGATCCTGGCATCTGACGGCCTGTGGGACGCCTTCAGCAACGAGGAGGCGGTGCGCTTTGTCCGGGAGCGCCTTGACGAGCCGCACTTTGGCGCCAAAAGCATCGTCCTGCAGTCCTTCTATCGCGGTTGCCCAGACAACATCACCGTCATGGTGGTCAAGTTCAAAAGCGGGGCGGGAGGGAGCAGCAAGGCGGGGTAA